The stretch of DNA CCAATTCTTAGTTTTGCCGCAAGTGGAGGATAACCTAATCTATTTAAAACTCTTTGAGTAATAGTTTGAAAATTATTTAAATTCTTTTCTAAATATGCTTTTTGAACTTTAGTAAATTTTTCATATTCTTCACCATATAATTTTTGAAGTTCGTTTAAAATTTCTTTATTAATTGGTTCTTTTTGAGATAAAAAGTTTTCTAATGTTTTGTCTTGAATTGACTCTTTATTATTTATAATTTGTTCATTTATTATTCTTTTTTGCAATTCTTTTGATTTTTCAAAATTTATTTTTTTGTTATTTTCAACTTTTTTTTCAATCTCTTTTTTAAGAGTTTCTTTTTTTGTAACTTCTTTTTGAATTTTTGCAGATTCAACTTTTCTTTCTATAATTGGTTCAACTTTTTCATCTATTGACTTATTTACAATAGGTTCTTCTTTTTTTAATTTTACAAACTTGACATCAGATTTTTTTACAACTTCTTCTTTAATTTGATTATTTTTTGCAAATTCATCATTTTTATATTTCTTAAATAGAAAAAAATGTAAAGATATTGAAATAATAAAGGCTAGGATAATAATTCTCATAGCGCGATTATAGTACAATTACCCTGATAAATGATTAATAGGAATATGAATGTTTAATAAATCAATAAAAGCTTATGAAGAAGCTTGTGAAGTAATTCCAGGAGGAGTTGATTCACCGGTTCGTGCTTTTAAAAGTGTAGGAGGAACTCCACCTTTTATAGAAAAAGGAGAGGGTGCTTATTTATTTGATATAGATGGTAATAAGTATTTAGATTTTGTTCAAAGTTGGGGACCACTTATTTTTGGTCATTGTGATAAAGATATCGAAAATGCAGTAATTGAAACTGCAAAAAAAGGTTTATCTTTTGGTGCACCAACAGTTCTTGAAACACAATTGGCAAATGAAATTGTTGAAATGTATGACAATATTGATAAAGTTAGATTTGTAAGTTCAGGAACAGAAGCCGTAATGTCTGCAATAAGATTAGCTCGAGGTGTTACAGGGAAAAACGATATTGTAAAATTTGAGGGTTGTTATCATGGACACTCTGATTCATTATTAGTTCAAGCAGGTTCAGGAATGGCAACATTCGGAAGTCCAAGTAGCCCTGGAGTTCCAGCTGATTTAACAAAACATACACTTTTATGTGAATACAATAATATTGAAAACTTAAAAAAATGTTTTGCTGATTCATCTGATATTGCTTGCATTATTATTGAACCAATTGCTGGAAATATGGGATTAGTTCCAGCTGAAGAAGAGTTTTTAAAAGCTTGTAGAGAATTGTGCGATAAAAATGGTGCATTACTTATCTTCGATGAAGTGATGTCTGGTTTTAGAGCTTCGTTAAAAGGTGCAAGTGGTATTTTAAAAACTCAAGCTGATATTATAACTTTTGGTAAAGTAATAGGTGCTGGAATGCCTGTTGGTGCATTTGCAGCAAATAAAAGAATTATGAATTATTTAAGTCCAGATGGAACTGTTTATCAAGCTGGAACTTTAAGTGGAAATCCAGTTGCAATGGCTGCTGGACTTGTAAGTTTAAAAAAATTAAAAGCAAATCCTTCTGTGTATGCCGATTTAAGTGAAAAAGCTTTAAGATTAGTAAACGGCTTAAAAGAAGTAGCTACAAAAAATGGCATTTCTTTACAAGTGAATACAAGAGGAAGTATGTTTGGGTTTTTCTTTTGTGAAAAAGAGCCTAAAAACTTCAAAGAAGTAGGGCTTTGTGACTTTAAGAGATTTGCAACGTTTCATCATGAAATGTTAAAAAAAGGTTTTTATTTTGCTTGTTCACAATATGAAACGGGTTTTATTTGTACAAAAATTACAAATGAAGATATTGATGCTTGTATAAATGCAGCATCTGAAGTTATGAAAAATTTGTAAGAACAACTAGTTGTTCTCTTTAGAGTTTGTTTCTTTAACTTTGGCTTTGCCAAAGTGTTAAAAGAAACTTAATATTAAAAAAAAGGAAAAAAAATGACAATTAAAAATGTAGAATTAACAAAAAAAGCAAATATATATTTTGATGGAAATGTTACAAGTAGAAGTTTTGTAGAAGAAAATGGAGTTAAAAAAACTTTAGGTATTATGATGCCAGGAGAATATACTTTTGGTACAAATGATGCTGAACATATGGAAATTATTGCAGGTCGTGTTGAAGTTTTAATATCTTATGGAGATAGTAACTGGGAAACAATTGAAGCTGGTGGTTTTTTTGAAGTTCCTGCAAATTGTAGTTTTGATATTAAAGTGTTAGAAATAACAGATTATTGTTGTACTTTTATAAACTAATTTTGGTTTATTAAATGGATAATCAAAATAATAAACCAAAACATCAAGATAAAGTTATTGCTTTAGATAACTTATCTTTGGGAATTTCAATAGTTGCTGCAATTATAATAGGTTTTGGTATTGGATATGGTTTAAAACAATTAACTGGTTATACTTGGACTTTATGGCTTGGTATTGCTTGGGGAATTGCAGCTGCAGTTATGAATGTATATAGAGCATATAAAAGAGCACAAAAAGAGTATGAAGGTATGGAAAATGACCCAAGATATTCTTATAGAGCAAAACATGGAGATAAATCTTTTGACAAAGATGATGATGAAGATTAATCCTGAAATTCTAAAATTTGCAAAGGTCTTTATTCTTCTAGACCTTTGTCTTATTTTTTATTCTTTATTTTTTCAAAATAAATTTTGGTTATTAAATGCACAAGTTGCATTTGTATCTTCTTTATTTATTATTATTGCTTCTTTTTTATCTTATAGAAGAAATATTCAAAGTAGGTTATCAAATCTTGATTTGACTCAAATAAATCAAGGTGAAGATAGGGATAAAATTGATGAAATAGATGATCCTTATGATTTATATACTGAATACAATGAAATACCAGAAGAGGAATTAACTTCTGAAAAAATCAAAGAAATAATCAATGATGAGAAATCAAAAGTAAAAAGAAATTCTTTCAAAAATACAATTTTTTCTGCAAGTGGGTTTTTGTCAATTTATAGAATTTTAGGTTATGGAATTTTGATATTTGGTTTTTTTGCTTTAAACAACAATAAGATTTTTTTACCTATAGCTTTTATTATAGGATTAGGAATAGTTCCAATTGGAATTTTATTTTCAAAGCTTCTTGAAAAAAAGCTTTGAAAATTTAAAGAATTAACGGTAAATCAATAGTCACTTTTGTATCATCAGAAGTTAAAATAAAAGAGTTTGTCTCTTTTATATTTAATGATGAGAAATCACTTTTTTCATTTGCAGCAATCTCAACACTTATTAAAGAGTATTTTTTGCTATCTATTTTAATATATTCTCCAATTTTTAATAAAATAGAACAAGTTACATTTTCTTTATCTTTAAAGGCTTCAAAAACATTATTTAATGTTTTTATAAATGAACTTGCATCTAATTTAAATTCAGGAATAGAAGGGTCATAGTTTTTTGTAAAATTAATATCATTTTTTATTTTACTTGTTGAAATTGCTAAATCTACTAAAGTAAAAATATTTGTTGTATTGATATTTTTAATGTTAAGTTTTGATTCTTTTTTTACCATAGCACTTTTATAAAGTTTCATATGAATTTCATCTTCATTTTCATACATTACTGTTATGGCATAAAAAGTATAGTTTTTAATTGTTAAATCAATATAAGATGTTGATGCTCCAAAAGTTTTTGGAGCATATGTTAAAGCTAAATCGAAAAGCTCTTTTTGTTTTATTCTATTTAACAAAAACTGAGCTTCAGAGTTAGAATAAATTATTTTTGCGCTAGATGAAAAAGATAAAATTGGATTTAAATCTAATTCCACCCACTCTTCAAAAAAACTCATAATATTAACTTTCTACGTAATTTTTAAGGTTTTTACCTACTTTTGGATGCTTAAGTTTTTTAATAGCGCTTGATTCAATTTGTCTAACTCTCTCTCTTGTAACTGAAAGTTCTTTTCCAATTTCTTCTAGTGTTCTATCACTTGCATCTTCCATAAGACCAAATCTCATTCTAATAACAGCTTGTTCTCTTTCATTTAATTGACCTAAAATCTGATCAATTTGACCTTGTAAGTCTTCTTTCATAATATTATCAACAGGTGTTGGAGCTTTTTCATCAGGAACAAAATCTCCAAATTTCCCATCATCATCACTACCAATAGGAGCTTCTAAAGATACAGGTTCTTTTGTGATTTTAATTACTTGTTTAACTTTATCAACAGGTAATCCAACTTCTTTTGCAATTTCATCAACATCAGGCTCTTTCCCATTTTCTTGAATACCTTTTCTGATGATTTTATTAATTCTATTAATAGTTTCAATCATGTGAATAGGAATTCTAATAGTTCTTGCTTGGTCTGCTATTGCTCTAGAAATTGCTTGTCTAATCCACCATGTTGCATAAGTAGAAAATTTATAACCTTTTTTATACTCAAACTTATCAACAGCCTTCATAAGACCAATATTTCCTTCTTGAATTAAGTCCAAGAATGGTAAACCTCTATTTGTATATCTTTTTGCAATAGATACAACAAGTCTAAGATTTGATTTTGCCATTCTTGTTTTAGAAGTATCAGTAATTTGTTTACCTCTTTTAATTTGTTCAAGAACATCTTTTAACTCTTCAGGTGCTAAGTCAAATCCACCTTTTGAAGCTTCTTTAGTTTGGAAAAGTTTTTTAATTTCCATATAACTAGAAACCATTGTAGCTTCTGGAACCATAGCTGTAATTTGTGCTTTTGATAAATTTACAATATTATCTAAAATCTTTTTATGGTTTTTTAATAAAGTTTCATTAAATAGAGGTAATTTATACTCTAATCTTTTTAATTCACCATCAAAACCTGTATCAGATTTTAAAGCTGTTTCCATAGCTTTTACAATTTCAGTAATTAATTTAGAAG from Arcobacter suis CECT 7833 encodes:
- the ppnP gene encoding pyrimidine/purine nucleoside phosphorylase → MTIKNVELTKKANIYFDGNVTSRSFVEENGVKKTLGIMMPGEYTFGTNDAEHMEIIAGRVEVLISYGDSNWETIEAGGFFEVPANCSFDIKVLEITDYCCTFIN
- the hemL gene encoding glutamate-1-semialdehyde 2,1-aminomutase, which encodes MFNKSIKAYEEACEVIPGGVDSPVRAFKSVGGTPPFIEKGEGAYLFDIDGNKYLDFVQSWGPLIFGHCDKDIENAVIETAKKGLSFGAPTVLETQLANEIVEMYDNIDKVRFVSSGTEAVMSAIRLARGVTGKNDIVKFEGCYHGHSDSLLVQAGSGMATFGSPSSPGVPADLTKHTLLCEYNNIENLKKCFADSSDIACIIIEPIAGNMGLVPAEEEFLKACRELCDKNGALLIFDEVMSGFRASLKGASGILKTQADIITFGKVIGAGMPVGAFAANKRIMNYLSPDGTVYQAGTLSGNPVAMAAGLVSLKKLKANPSVYADLSEKALRLVNGLKEVATKNGISLQVNTRGSMFGFFFCEKEPKNFKEVGLCDFKRFATFHHEMLKKGFYFACSQYETGFICTKITNEDIDACINAASEVMKNL
- the rpoD gene encoding RNA polymerase sigma factor RpoD encodes the protein MSVKDINKTIEQLVKEYKESVLTYEKIIKIFPKAPSGPNIKKLLALIQLYNVTVISSQEQAKRMNAEEAKKRKELREKLIENEDDVYDLLKNKELLEWSRSDSPVRMYLREMGQIPLLTKEEEIEISKRIEMGEDIILDAICYVPYLIDFILEYKEPLVNRERKVKELFRNFDDDDSENEEEDDIEDEILDEEDAEVIDDDENSEKNSAKKLKKLDKRAQTIIEAFKILEKAKKDWLKFAAKETAKSDDEVDQMTFNLAVAFKKRILKEALLDLGPTSKLITEIVKAMETALKSDTGFDGELKRLEYKLPLFNETLLKNHKKILDNIVNLSKAQITAMVPEATMVSSYMEIKKLFQTKEASKGGFDLAPEELKDVLEQIKRGKQITDTSKTRMAKSNLRLVVSIAKRYTNRGLPFLDLIQEGNIGLMKAVDKFEYKKGYKFSTYATWWIRQAISRAIADQARTIRIPIHMIETINRINKIIRKGIQENGKEPDVDEIAKEVGLPVDKVKQVIKITKEPVSLEAPIGSDDDGKFGDFVPDEKAPTPVDNIMKEDLQGQIDQILGQLNEREQAVIRMRFGLMEDASDRTLEEIGKELSVTRERVRQIESSAIKKLKHPKVGKNLKNYVES
- a CDS encoding energy transducer TonB, whose translation is MYYNRAMRIIILAFIISISLHFFLFKKYKNDEFAKNNQIKEEVVKKSDVKFVKLKKEEPIVNKSIDEKVEPIIERKVESAKIQKEVTKKETLKKEIEKKVENNKKINFEKSKELQKRIINEQIINNKESIQDKTLENFLSQKEPINKEILNELQKLYGEEYEKFTKVQKAYLEKNLNNFQTITQRVLNRLGYPPLAAKLRIGGVNVIEFMFHPDGSITGLKVIDSSGYAILDDYSLELIEIAYKDYPKPQTSTKLRFNVQYRLY
- a CDS encoding AtpZ/AtpI family protein — translated: MDNQNNKPKHQDKVIALDNLSLGISIVAAIIIGFGIGYGLKQLTGYTWTLWLGIAWGIAAAVMNVYRAYKRAQKEYEGMENDPRYSYRAKHGDKSFDKDDDED